atttgctTGCTTAAATGAAAGTTCGTTTGGGTACTTCTTAGATGGCGCTCAATAATCAACGTGGTGTTATAGtgtcaataattatttgagAGTAGTACTGATTTATTTTGTTGTAAATTATAATGGAAGATGAACTGACAAATAAAACATTAGCAGGTATTCCTTCGTTACAAATAAAAGCTGGACctagagataaaaatttgtgggtacaacgattaaaagaagaatatcaaGCATTGATTACGGTAATCATATGTATTCTACTTTCTAAACATGAGAGTTTCCATATGTtagtaattttaaataatattctggAATATTCATAATGttactaatataaatattctcttttttcttatagtatgtcaaaaataataaagaatcgaACAATGATTGGTTTAGGTTAGAATCAAATAAAGAAGGTACAAGATGGTTTGGAAAATGTTGGTACatgcaaaattatttaaaatatgaatttgaAGTAGAATTTGATGTTAGTATTTCATTTGTCcttaatgtatattatatatattataatacagtTATAATGCGGTTATAAAATTTAAGTACAATAgtaatgtttaattaatagacaacgaatattatataattgttagaTCCCTGTAACGTATCCCTCAACAGCACCTGAGATTGCCTTACCAGAATTGGATGGTAAAACAGCAAAAATGTACAGAGGTGGAAAAATCTGTTTAACAGATCACTTTAAACCATTATGGGCACGTAATGTACCCAAATTTGGTATTGCTCATGCCATGGCTCTTGgtgtatgtattttaaatactaatttatagtttaatattataacatattattatatcagaagagttattttttaattgattatatttttaaattgtagCTTGGACCATGGCTCGCGGTAGAAATACCTGAACTTATACAAAAAGGAATAGTAGTgcataaggaaaaaaatgaagaaaaaaaataacacatactttatatagattaaataattagaaacaaaagaaatacttgtattttaaatgataattgttaaaataatgtgTTTATCACATAtgctttatatatcttttttattttaaatgaattacCTGTATATATCATTCCTAATTACACggttatatgtattttaaacaCTTAAACAGTTTTATATACttcattaatataaacaaatgctattatattaacaagtattttatttacatatttatttatcttcatctatttttatttgtgtgttatcttttattattttatcaagttTATGCAAATCTTTAAGAGATACCTGACCTGTACCTCTTTGAAGAGGTTTTGGTTGAGATGGATGTGGTTTCCATcctaatagataaataatttgaaatgtaCTAGGTATATATGGAGTTCCATCTTCTCTAGTTTTTCcatataattctttatatatagcAGCAGCTGCCATTAAAGTGTCACGGTTTAAATGAAGTTTACGATTTCTTGCTGCATTGTTTTCTGCCATTCCTAagacaatataataaataacaaaagagTATTGTAAAGTAATTGTTTTAAAAAGTATCATTagcatttttaatattaaattgtttaatGAGTGAACATATGTACCTTTCAAATCCCACATAAGTTCAAACATGGAAGGGTATCCTATTACTATCTCATCTGTATCAATAGTTAACATAGTAAAATTAGCTCTTGTTAATAAAGATCCAATATCTCTAATCTCCGTAAAAGGAGATATGTGTGGTGAaattcctccttctctttctaattctGCCAATTGTAAAGAACCTCTAGTAATGGTACCAGAATTTGAGGAAAGGACgaacaaaatatatgtaaaaataatgtttatttaaaagagaaaattaatcaattaaccTTAATTCATATAATGTTTCTCCTCCAAATATTGCAGCCATAAAAACTCCATCCtgttttaaacaattattaatacttttaaagCACCCAGGCAAATCATTGACCCAATGAAGACTCAAACAACTGATGATAAGATCTAAACTATCTGGCTGATATATCAGTTCTTCTTCATCGATGATTCTTCTTTCAACTTTAATTCCTTCATTAGTTTCAGCTTGATTTAATGCAGTTTGGCTCATGTCCGTTAGAATTAATTCTTCTACGGattcttttaaaatgtttttggAAACATGGCCACGACCACATCCAAAATCTAAAGCTTTTTTAAAAGtcctttttatatcaaatattctaTCTGATAATCTGTATCCTACTTCGTCTTTAATATAATCATACAATTTAACATCAGAAGCATTCACAGCACGTTCTCTTTGCAATAGTTTAGCTTGTCtatcaaaaatattcatgCTACTGCCAGGTGGTAAAGCAAATGTTGGAGTGAAAGTagttatattacaaatactaTTATAATTGCTTAAGccattacattttaattttgcaCATAAATCACAGCAATCAGATATCGTTTGTATTAAACGTTTTTGTTTATTGAATGATACTATTGAgatcattattttaaaatatgatgATATAAGTACATTaacataaaagataaaagttttttGGAATATATTAGAGTTTATAGTAAACTTGATACAATACACTAtataatctaaaataataatataaaattaataaactaaaGTATTTACACGTTATCCATATACAGTTGAACAGTTTCTaccaaatttataattatttattatgaaacTATCGACTGatggtatacatatatgtatgtacatttcaTTACGAGATGGCGTTGAAACTTCAGTTTTCGATAATCGAAATCACTGAGTTACAGTCGATACGAAGTGCACTTTAACGATAATTTCACGTTTtacaaaaattcgaaatactcgaatgatatatcttttatagattttttttttacgaaatattattgcaatattcttttattttttttttaaaatgtataagaacaacaataaaagagagaataaacatCCAGTAAAGCGTCAACATCAGCAACAGGAAGGTTTAAGTCAAACTAATTCTGGTTCGTAacattcaaatttatatttaatcgaatatttaaatctttttttttttactgtaaCAAAGAGataatacgtataattaattgtaaacaTTTGAAGAAACTGCAAATCCGATGTCGGAGATTAATAACCAAAGAAATGTTAGTAtctataaaattcaaattatgTTCCGAGTATACGGAATTAATGAACAACATgaagttttaatttattattttgtcttttaaGAATACAAATCCCTCTACCATGTTGAAAATGGATTATTTAACTGAAAGAAGAATATCGCAAGCTGAAATGGAAAGGCGTTATACTTGGCTACAAAAAGCTAGAATGAGCATCTTATCGACAAAAGATCGTTGCCGTATCATTCATGaggtttatttaaaaaaaaaaaaaatcttttaatctagctctttgttaataaatctatttaatatttaggTTCGTTTCCCTGATAATTTCAACGGTCTTTACAGCGCACGTTTCTCTGAAAATGGTGAGGTCATGATAACGTGTTTTGGAACAGGCGGTATtcaagtatataatattatatataattttgtattttattcgatagataaagtagttttatatattatattaaaaaatagattcgAAGCGGTGAAACTGCACAATTGAAAGCGACATTAAGAGGCGGTATGGAAACTTCGTTTCCAATTATGTGCTGTAGATTTCAtccgagaagaaagaatattttttatacgtctGGCGCATGcggtaatatttttcaatgtacGACGGacaaaaacgaaattaacaaatttattttaggtggatatattttcaattatcgaatttatataatgcgaatatatatatttatttatttaaatttataatcagaaaatttatttagaacCGAAGAACGAAGTAAATACGATAGACATTAATGCCAGTGGAGAATATTTAGTTAGTGGTGGCAAAGATGCAGCTGTTAGAATTTATGACTCTGAAACTGCAAAGGTAAATGAAATttcgtcgttctttttatctttgtaatatgtatatatatatttttatacaataataaaaattttactagCTTATAATGACGTATCAAAAAACTGAGTCAGACTTGTTGCACGATAAAGTTACGAGATATCATCGTATGAGAATATTTGCTGCGAGGTTTCATCATATTTATTCGGATTTAATTATTACCGGAGGCTGGGATGATACAGTTAGAGTAAATTTCTAATACAGAGCTAATAGTACACATTTCTTTCATGGTACAAAATCAATTGCAATATAtctcattgaattattttttttagatttggGATATCAGAGAAGGCGGTGGATCCATTAGAACGATCAAAGGACCCCACATCTGTGGCGATGCGATTGATTTTCGAGTAATAATACAATCAcgttctaatattatttatatttgtaatactttcacacacatatttatcttgtttgaatatttacttcttttcagGAAACATATATTTTGACGGGTTCTTGGGTCGTTCGTGAAAGTCTCCAAATTTGGGATTTGATGAGTGCTAAATTAATCGAGACAATAAAACCACGAAACAGACCTACCACCTTAGAGGGTGAATTTCTTTATACCGTACAGTACTTTGATGGAGATCCTTATGGCGAACATATACTTGCTGGTGGTTCTGGTACCGGTGCTGTAGAAGTGATTAATATAAAGGAACAAAAGGTTGGTTATTACGTCTTTCGGCTCGTATTTATGTCGCTTTATTATTTGACCTTTTGAGTAGGTAGCAGATAGTTTCAAAGTAAATAAACCAATCGTTGCGTTGGACAGCAATGGAACTACGATTGTCTACGGAGGTATGGAATCTGTAATTAGGCTTGGTAATTATAGTTAACAACAAAATCTTAATTAACTTAAAGATCACATctcttatatttatgtatgacTATTTCAAAgcttatttaataatgtatttatgttAGTTCTAACTTCCTATATAGAAGAATACAAAGAAGTATAGCAgcttaattaatataatttaggTCGAATAACATAagatttaatttcgtttattattctttctctctctttgctgtGAATTTCTCTCATCTTTTCGTAGCCCGTTacgttagtttttttttctcacggCATACAATCTCCACAAGATaagattgataaatatatttgaatatagtCTTATATAGTTGCACTGTTGAAAACACGACTCGAATGTGTTTCGAAGGAATTTCGATGTGCCCTGCAAAGTTGCGGTACGATGCGCCTCGTTACACAGATAGGCCATGTATAAAGTGTCGGTCATTGACGAtttcgtatgtgtatatatataaatggtgtgtatacacacacatgtatacatatacatatataattttgtatttacaaatgcaaaataaaataatcttgtaTTCtaatatgaagaaataaaaatattataccatttactataATTATGCGCAGCAAttagaaaaatgatagaaaactCAAAAATTTTGTTACTAATCATGACTTTTTCAGAGCCTgatgtttatattttcgtCATAACGCGTTACCTGGAGTAATCTACAATTGCAATTACCATTGCATTCTGAGCGACGCGACGTTATTATCCGATGTCACAGTCATAATTATGAGGTTTGAAAGAATGCTAGACTATCACAACACAACGCTTAAAGCGTATCAAATGTGACGTTAGCTCGTGTCAGATGAGAAAAATCATTGACATTAGATGTTATTTATACCACTCGTCaacgtaaattattttcgatacaTTTCGTTCCTTTGTTCTAATTACCCACATTGGCGAGTACGCGTAAAACACTTTACGCTTACTGATCATGAGAGTGTACCGTTAACACTTGCCTAAACTTTCATTTTAGAGGTAGTACATATTTGAAATACGTTTACCCGTATTTGCATATTTAAATAACCATGCTTCCAGaattattacgtatatgtatccgtatcattttattttctaaatgttaatatatcttctttattctctttggAACAATACTTGGAACTGACGTTGATTTTACGAATAGATCCTATGAATTAGCGGACCAAATCGGATCGGTTGATAGGAATTTACAATCCGTTTCCTGAACTAGTGCTTCATTACGTATAAAAGTATCATGAGAGAATGGCGTATtgaactattttttatttaatacgagACTGCAAAgcacattatattttatggttgtatataaaaaattaatcgatgatATCTTTGTTCTCGGAGAAAGTTGACTAAACAAAAAACAGGTAACAGCGAAAATCGCgagatctttttaatttaataagctTGTCATCTGGTTGTAAGTGCACTCTGATCTTTCAGGTTACTGGAACGAaacgtatattatatgaaggaaagaaaagaaaaaataagattaccTTTGACCCGAGCTCGTCAAGAGAGTGAAGCCGAAGAGAATGAACGTATGAAACGGACGTCGTTGGAGAATCGagctccttctccttcttcaagGAACTTACGACGAAAGTGTAACAGTAGGTTTCTCAAAGCATCAACTAGACGCTCCCTGTTCGCTGGAGATGAACAAGTTTATCCGATATATGGAGACGTACGAAATCAGTCGAAGTTAACAACGCATTGCTGCACGCTCTGTCGAGAGTTTGGTGGAAGGAGAAAGTCATCCACctggtagatagatagatctcTACCTTTTGGATCATCATTAAGTCTCCAGCTCTGCAGTAGAgaagagacaagaaaagagaaaaattctataGACCTGTTTgttgcaaagaaaaatataatctccTCGAATCGAGGACTCGTGCTAGTACTCAATTTGATCAAAGTATTATATCGAGTGTTAGATATTTGAAAACATGATATCGGTGTCTATCCTTTTGCGAAGGAGTCATAGTGTACAAGTGTTGTATTCTTCGTTTTAATTCAAACGAGTTTACTATTCAATAATTATGATCTTGAAAGGATGAATTGTGTCAATGAACaatgtgtaatatttatatgtaatatttatgtgTAATTTATGGTAATAATCGTACATCGTGAAATGCCgaaaaaattcgaaacgaTCGGTAGATGACACGAAGAGACtcgaatcgattcgaaattGTTGTCTCTTtgtaattatgataaaaacgTATCTGATGCATCTCACAAAAATTGATGTATCCTTGGACGCGGTAGCGAAGCGATTCGCTTGCAAGCGTAAAGATATTTTGCCTTtaacattgaaattaattctatttgttACCGTCTTTTATTGCGAGGTTcgaggtatgtatgtatccgtAAGACTCaaagtttaaaaaaacgaTACGATGGAAAACGACACgtacattttatttagaaaCTTTACAAAGctataatttgaaattctgAATGAGCTCCGATTACTTTTTATACCTTTACAGATCTCGAACACATTACTCACGCGATGCGattcttttgatatttctaaAGGAGTGTCACGAAAGCGTAAAATGTTCATGTACTGAAAGTAAATTATAGTGGAATACgggatgaaatatatttttactagataaaatatataacgataaGGAATATACGTTATTTCTGTCGTTTTCCAATCGccgaatataattaatcttatatattaattttcataataatttattttgtgtGTACAGCTAACGTAACACCATAtacgataagaaaaacgaGCCTTGGCTTAATTCGTAGAGTTCATCGCGACGATTCTAGTATCAAAGGGCCAATCGTTGATTGGCGCCAAGAGAACCAACGAGTGGAACATACCGAAGATCTAGAAAATTTAAGATCTTCAAAAAACACGAATGAAAATGTACATTTTGATTTATCATCGCTTTTCAATGCTGccaaaaatattacgaaagcTGACAAGACGATGTAAGTATATTGTTTTCTACAACGACAAAAAGTTGATCTACTGtttaaacgtaaaaaattaatatacaaatcCATGGTTGTAATTAAAAGCGGTGGTGAACTTACGAATCATACAAGATTTAAGAGAGGTGTCATTCATCTTTACAATATGGTAGTGTGTGCTACAGGATGTAATCCTTTGGTATATAAAGGATATGGTTGTTATTGTGGCTTCTTAGGATCCGGATATGTCATTGATGGAATCGATCGGTATatctttaattttgtaatataaataaaagtgttGTTGTTTTCctaacgaaaaaatattcttttaggTGTTGTAAAATGCATGATTGGTGTTATGATGCTACAGAATGTCCTATATTCATGGAATATATAGCACCCTATTATTGGAGATGTTATCATGGTCACAAACCTGTATGTGGTAGGTATATCGTTAGTTATATCTTAGTAAAATTATTGTAGGTGATATAGTAgatcgtatttttttaatttgtagcCGTTGAGCATGGTAAATGGGGAGGATCGGGATCGTGTGCACAACGTTTGTGCGAATGTGATAGATCATTAGCAGAATGCTTGCGCCGCTACCCTTGTCCAACTACAAAAGCTGTTTGTACTTCATCACCTTGGAGACTAGTACAAAATCTTTTCATGATTATGTAATTTCACGTACTGTATCAATCCTCATTGAGAAACTAGTATCACTATACCAAAGATAGATTTTATAATGCAGCGTAATAGTTCTCTATAATGTATTTACAGATTGCACGTCTCTTAACAGCAGCGTTTACCTCAGGAAttcatattacaaaaatataaaatatgattttgttTTAGTTTACTCTTATTTCATGAGTTAACAGTTCGGAGAATAgctatgtatattattttgtgtAAGTTTTACTCaacgtataatttaataattattacaaaacaGAACCTCCTCTTATGTGCACAGTtctattttgatatttctttgaaatatcttgTTCTATCTGTAAAAACGTAAGAGAGTTTATTGTTTATGATTATTACATATCATAGTGTATTTATCAAAgatattacgataataattttaaatattacctcagtttgtaattcttttattctttgtgCTGCATGATTCAATAGAGGCTGCAGATTTATTATACgttcttctgcttcttttcttttttgtaaacaaGTGTCTTGATATTTTAACATCCTCTCAACCATAGCTAATTTTCGTTGTAGAGATAATGTTAATGTATCTGCATAactacaataaatatttttcatttataaatgagaagtatatattaagaaaggaaaatgttaTTTACCTTGGAAGATTTCTGATAGAGTATAAATGTTCATATTTGCTATCAGACATgtcagatataatattttgcatTCTGTCCAACATACTTTGTACGCTTTGTAAATTAGAAAGTTGAACAATTTCTGATGCCTCTTGCATGTGACTAAAGGTTACCAAATTTTCCTTACTTTCTTGTTGAAATTCATACAAGCGCATTTTCAAAAATGCTTCCAActaaaaattaacatttgttTATAGTTTCTTCTTAGAATATTTGACAAATTAAGTGTAGTGAATTAGTTATCTATCTTACTTCTAATAAATCATTCATAAAGTCTATCATTGTTTGATGTTCTAGAATAGTTGGAGAGTGGAAGTCTACTGTTAGTTCATCTTGTAAACGTATCAACTCTACATCAGAACTCTCGCACGTGATGTTATCTGTATAAGAATCATTGCTTT
The sequence above is a segment of the Vespula vulgaris chromosome 12, iyVesVulg1.1, whole genome shotgun sequence genome. Coding sequences within it:
- the LOC127067945 gene encoding uncharacterized protein LOC127067945; this translates as MIKTYLMHLTKIDVSLDAVAKRFACKRKDILPLTLKLILFVTVFYCEVRANVTPYTIRKTSLGLIRRVHRDDSSIKGPIVDWRQENQRVEHTEDLENLRSSKNTNENVHFDLSSLFNAAKNITKADKTM
- the LOC127068196 gene encoding WD repeat-containing protein 5 homolog, yielding MDYLTERRISQAEMERRYTWLQKARMSILSTKDRCRIIHEVRFPDNFNGLYSARFSENGEVMITCFGTGGIQIRSGETAQLKATLRGGMETSFPIMCCRFHPRRKNIFYTSGACGNIFQCTTDKNEINKFILEPKNEVNTIDINASGEYLVSGGKDAAVRIYDSETAKLIMTYQKTESDLLHDKVTRYHRMRIFAARFHHIYSDLIITGGWDDTVRIWDIREGGGSIRTIKGPHICGDAIDFRETYILTGSWVVRESLQIWDLMSAKLIETIKPRNRPTTLEGEFLYTVQYFDGDPYGEHILAGGSGTGAVEVINIKEQKVADSFKVNKPIVALDSNGTTIVYGGMESVIRLGNYS
- the LOC127067877 gene encoding ubiquitin-fold modifier-conjugating enzyme 1 isoform X2 is translated as MEDELTNKTLAGIPSLQIKAGPRDKNLWVQRLKEEYQALITYVKNNKESNNDWFRLESNKEGTRWFGKCWYMQNYLKYEFEVEFDIPVTYPSTAPEIALPELDGKTAKMYRGGKICLTDHFKPLWARNVPKFGIAHAMALGLGPWLAVEIPELIQKGIVVHKEKNEEKK
- the LOC127067947 gene encoding LOW QUALITY PROTEIN: basic phospholipase A2 PA-10A (The sequence of the model RefSeq protein was modified relative to this genomic sequence to represent the inferred CDS: substituted 1 base at 1 genomic stop codon), producing MVVIKSGGELTNHTRFKRGVIHLYNMVVCATGCNPLVYKGYGCYCGFLGSGYVIDGIDRYIFNFVIXIKVCCKMHDWCYDATECPIFMEYIAPYYWRCYHGHKPVCAVEHGKWGGSGSCAQRLCECDRSLAECLRRYPCPTTKAVCTSSPWRLVQNLFMIM
- the LOC127067876 gene encoding arginine-hydroxylase NDUFAF5, mitochondrial, which encodes MISIVSFNKQKRLIQTISDCCDLCAKLKCNGLSNYNSICNITTFTPTFALPPGSSMNIFDRQAKLLQRERAVNASDVKLYDYIKDEVGYRLSDRIFDIKRTFKKALDFGCGRGHVSKNILKESVEELILTDMSQTALNQAETNEGIKVERRIIDEEELIYQPDSLDLIISCLSLHWVNDLPGCFKSINNCLKQDGVFMAAIFGGETLYELRGSLQLAELEREGGISPHISPFTEIRDIGSLLTRANFTMLTIDTDEIVIGYPSMFELMWDLKGMAENNAARNRKLHLNRDTLMAAAAIYKELYGKTREDGTPYIPSTFQIIYLLGWKPHPSQPKPLQRGTGQVSLKDLHKLDKIIKDNTQIKIDEDK
- the LOC127067877 gene encoding ubiquitin-fold modifier-conjugating enzyme 1 isoform X1, coding for MEDELTNKTLAGIPSLQIKAGPRDKNLWVQRLKEEYQALITVIICILLSKHESFHMLESNKEGTRWFGKCWYMQNYLKYEFEVEFDIPVTYPSTAPEIALPELDGKTAKMYRGGKICLTDHFKPLWARNVPKFGIAHAMALGLGPWLAVEIPELIQKGIVVHKEKNEEKK